Part of the Cyprinus carpio isolate SPL01 chromosome A12, ASM1834038v1, whole genome shotgun sequence genome, GAAGAGGACTGACTGAAGAGAGACTGGTGAAGAGACACTGGTGAAGAGAAACTAGTGAAGAGATTGAGAAGAGACACTGGTGAAGAGACACTGGTGAAGAGACACTGGTGAAGAGACACTGGTGAAGAGACACCAGTGAAGAGACACTGGTGAAGAGACACTGGTGAAGAGATTGAGAAGAGACACCAGTGAAGAGACACTGGTGAAGAGACACCGGTGAAGAGACACTGGTCAAGAGAAACTAGTGAAGAGATTGAGAAGAGACACCgaagaaaaaaaactggtgaAGAGACACTAGTGAAGAGACACCAGTGAAGAGACACTGGTGAAGAGACAATAGTGAAGAGACACTAGCACGTGACTGGTGCTTTATATCATGACCTGAAGAGACACTGGTCAAGAGACAATAGTGAAGAGACACTGGTCAAGAGACAATAGTGAAGAGACACTGGTCAAGAGACAATAGTGAAGAGACAGTGGTGAAGAGACACTGTTTAACAGAAATAGAAGAGACACTGGTGAAGAGACAATAGTGCAGCACGTGACTGGTGCTTTATATCATGACCTTCACGTTTACATGTGAAGTGAACCTGAGCACTGTGTGTCTGCAGTAAACCAGCTTTCAGTCTAAGTTATGAGATATTTCCTCTCTGTGACTGATCACGGCTCAGAGAGAGTAACAGCACACTGCCAGagcggggctagttgtcacacgtGGTTCtgtatgttggtttcaaacaCCTCAGACTGGTCCTAATGGCAGTTAAACAATCACATGTAAGGAGATAAAGAGAACAGACAGGCCTCATAATGTTGATTTATCTGACAGAAGCACACAGATCAACAGTACAGCTCATATTTcactgtacatatttttaaaatgaaatgtttttgagtgaaaatacaGTACAGGTTTAGACATCACAGTCAGAGAACATATTCGATAACTGAATAAATacatcatgttcatttcaaactCAAGCtgataatattatattagaaGTGCCCTGAAGTCGAATGCTTGTACAGAGGACAGTCGCTCTGCAGTCGAGCCGTCCTCATGTGTTTATCAGTCTCTGTTAGTGTTTGGGTTGTGGCTGATGTCAGCTCTGTGTGCTCTGTTTGTCTTCGTTCTCCATGTAGGCCTGCACAGATCTCCAGAGCGCACGGATGTTCCCCTCGCCGAAGCCCGTGGCACCTCTGCGCTCGATCAGCTCCAGGAAGAAGGTGTCCTCTCCGAAAACAGGCTTGGTGAACACCTGGAGCAGATACCTGTGAGAGCAggagaaacagtgtgtgtgtcagGCATCCTGCTGCTTCCTCCACTGCCTCCAGTGAAagagtgcatctgctgttgtctctcatattagtttagagctgttcaaaacgctgcttgatctgtgcagatttctctcctgattcacaccagaacactttttcactggaggaagtgttattatggattatgaactctatgtatttgagttaaaatcatcttaatgctggatgtgtttcatcttttgtcttctccagatgttaactgatggactggagtgctgtggattacttgtggattattgtgatgtttttatcagctgtttggactctcattctgacggcacccatccactgcagagcatccattgctgagacactgatgcagtgctacatttctacaaacctgatatagaaacaaactcatcctgatctcagatgaacttcTTTGTGTTTGTGAACATTAGATCATGAGGACATAGATTCTCAAATTCTTTTATTTCTAAAGAGCAATAAAAATGGTGTTTTTCCAAGTCCCCTTTAAACCAACTCAACTGGACAGATCTGGACAGAGGCTGAACACattcatttctggctgaactacTATTACAGAATATTATAAGCATGTCTAGTTATGTTTTTAGTGTCTCGGGACGAATGTTGTTGTTGAATGTCTAGCGGgttttgatgaaaacaaaaagcTATTAAAATTTATTGTGCATTATAGACAGGTACCTTTGTATTTGCTGCATATAAAATGTCCTGCACAATATATTCCACAGATAAGTTCATGAGTGTCAGTGGTGAGTGTGGTACCGCTGGACGTCTGTGACCCGTCTGTCCGTGTCCGTGTGGATGTCAGTGTCCAGCAGAATCCCGTACTGACTCAGAGTGTGAGGGTCGTGACCCGCTGCCACGATCTCGTCCTGCTTTCCCACCTGAGGCATCACGAGCAGAGTATGAACGACAGGACACCAGAACAATACTCAGACACACACCTGGCATCCCCAGCCCTAACCTGACATAAAGAGCTCAGCAATCAGATAGAAGCATCAGCACTGGATCAGCGTGAACTAAACCCCACCATCACATTCTCCAGCAGTCATGAAGCACACTGACCTCAGTGTAGTACGCAGGCGGAGGAGAGAAGAACTGCACTCCAGACAGACTCAGAGTCCGAGCCGTTCTCACGATGTCCTCGGTGTAGAGCCCAATGTGCTGGATTCCTGCACCTCGGTGCTGATCCAGGAACGTGTCCACCTGGTTCCTGCCTGAGATTACACCGCTGTTAGAAACAGACAGCTGTGCTTCCCGATGCACACCAGCCAATGAGTGCACTGTATTATacgattcatttaaatgttaccCTGCTCTGGAAGAGACTCTGCGATCACAAACTTGCAGTCCGGCTCTTTTTCATCTTTGAACGGCAGTGTGATTCCCGACTCGCTGCATTTCCAGTATTCCATGGCCGTCAGTCGCAGCCCGATCCCGTTGTGGTTCAGCACATATCCCTCATCCACGTCCTCATTCCTGCACAGAACGGGGCATGGGTAATAATTCTGACAATATGTCGGTAGTTTGAGTAATTCATCAGCATGAGTTCTGATTTGTTGTCATCAAATATTGATTTTACTGCATTAATGCAtctggcagatgtttttatccaaagcaacttgcattgcattctgaAGTAGTTCATGAACACTACCTGTCAAAATCTAGaagaaataagattttttaatgtgcaGACTTATTTAGGctgcatttctgattattatcgtgccgcttcatatttttgtggaaactgtgatgcattttatttttcaggattatttgatgaatttacatttaaaagaacagcatttatttgaaatcaaaatcatctgtaacattgcaaatgtcacttttgatcaattaaatgtgtccttggtgaataaaagtaattttgaaCTGATACCGGTCAATGAAGAACCTCCGGAAGCCGAAGGTGTCGCGGTACCAGCGGGTGATGTGGCGCGGTGTGCTGCTGCGGGGACAGGCGTAGGTGATGTGGTCGAAGTGCGTGATGGGACACTGCGCGCGGCCCGCGGTCTCCGAGTCCGTCCGGACCTGATGGAAGCCCGGCAGGAAGTGCCCCTGGTACTGAGATCGGTCTATGAGCGTGTGGCACACGTTACCCACCGGCGAGCGGATGATGGAGAAGGTGACCCGGCCGCTGTCATCGGTAACCTCGGTGGGCGGCTGGAGAAACTCACACACACCCCGATCCCGCAGCGCAGCGCACGCCCTCCGCACGTCCTCCACCTCGAAACACACGTTACTCACGGTGTCCACCGGATAGTGCGCGTGGGCTCCGTACAGACAGTTCAGATCCCGTCGCTCTGTGGCCGTGACGGAACTC contains:
- the hpdl gene encoding 4-hydroxyphenylpyruvate dioxygenase-like protein, producing MAAYLSRLHHISLHVSNVDKVAHELVSRFQFNVFAARLTDRAKQLALRRGSAVFVVNERPSEAPRRLNERQSRGWSSVTATERRDLNCLYGAHAHYPVDTVSNVCFEVEDVRRACAALRDRGVCEFLQPPTEVTDDSGRVTFSIIRSPVGNVCHTLIDRSQYQGHFLPGFHQVRTDSETAGRAQCPITHFDHITYACPRSSTPRHITRWYRDTFGFRRFFIDRNEDVDEGYVLNHNGIGLRLTAMEYWKCSESGITLPFKDEKEPDCKFVIAESLPEQGRNQVDTFLDQHRGAGIQHIGLYTEDIVRTARTLSLSGVQFFSPPPAYYTEVGKQDEIVAAGHDPHTLSQYGILLDTDIHTDTDRRVTDVQRYLLQVFTKPVFGEDTFFLELIERRGATGFGEGNIRALWRSVQAYMENEDKQSTQS